One window of Camelina sativa cultivar DH55 chromosome 4, Cs, whole genome shotgun sequence genomic DNA carries:
- the LOC104780664 gene encoding uncharacterized protein LOC104780664 — MDGRGGCCIARYAIGSGPYDLSKADRIMLRFRPIAPKPASDGGVKPVSSGDSGSGSSDVSFRAGRRKRKCHQSKENGGSNAKRCTRRKTSEKSVAHGEANAVTLSLLPEKPAFTDLMTVEKQKRQGPLWLSFSDGGGMFTPAYQKAEVVRRTVVISSCMTVERVTDAWIDGYGLGRSDEERKMNLVRDTCPGFISDGSGRVTWTNDAYRKMARDNIPVEEGSPEITSGDSFHVIVQLVMRERPMLTSPGFTCKVKLHHTCQNRERGSTLTVPCDVWRMDGGGFAWRLDVKAALCL; from the coding sequence ATGGACGGTAGGGGAGGGTGTTGCATAGCTAGGTACGCCATTGGCTCTGGACCGTACGATCTTTCCAAAGCAGATCGTATCATGCTTCGTTTTCGTCCCATTGCTCCTAAACCAGCCAGTGACGGCGGAGTAAAGCCTGTATCCAGCGGAGATAGCGGCAGTGGAAGCTCAGACGTTTCTTTTAGAGCTGGTAGAAGAAAGAGGAAATGTCATCAGAGTAAGGAGAACGGTGGTAGTAACGCTAAAAGGTGCACCCGGCGGAAGACATCGGAGAAATCCGTTGCTCACGGCGAGGCTAATGCGGTGACTCTGTCTTTGTTACCGGAGAAACCTGCGTTTACGGATTTGATGACGGTGGAGAAGCAGAAGCGGCAGGGTCCATTATGGTTGAGTTTCAGCGACGGCGGCGGGATGTTTACTCCGGCTTATCAAAAGGCTGAGGTTGTGCGGAGGACGGTGGTGATTTCGTCGTGTATGACGGTGGAACGTGTAACGGACGCTTGGATTGACGGTTACGGCCTAGGGAGGTCAGATGAAGAGAGGAAGATGAATCTTGTGAGAGACACGTGTCCTGGTTTCATATCCGACGGTTCGGGGAGAGTCACGTGGACGAACGACGCTTATCGGAAAATGGCTAGGGATAACATTCCGGTGGAAGAAGGTTCACCTGAGATAACTAGCGGCGATAGTTTTCACGTGATCGTACAGTTGGTGATGAGGGAGAGGCCGATGCTAACGTCTCCTGGATTCACATGCAAAGTGAAACTACACCACACGTGTCAAAATCGCGAGAGAGGCTCTACACTCACGGTGCCTTGCGACGTATGGAGAATGGACGGTGGTGGTTTTGCTTGGAGGCTCGACGTTAAGGCCGCTTTGTGCCTTTGA